TTTCTTGGTGGATCTACTACTACAATATCAGCGTACAAGCCTTCTTTGTATAATCTTGGTACTACATCTTCTCCTTTTCCTGTATAAAATTTTGCATTATTTATATTATTTATCTTTGCATTTAACTTAGCATCCTCTATAGCAGATTTTACTATTTCTACGCCATATACCTCTTTTGCTTTTTTAGCTAAAAACAAGGAAATAGTCCCTATACCACAGTAAATATCAAAAACTATTTCATCTCCTTTTAAATTAGCATATTCTAAAACCTTATTATAAAGAATTTCCGTTTGAATAGGATTTACTTGAAAAAAGGATTTAGGGGATATGAAAAATTTATATTCCCCTATACAATCTACTATTCTATCCTCCCCGTATAGCTTTATATTCTTTGAACCTAATACTACAGATGTATCCTTTTTATTTATATTTTGATATATGCTTTTTATTTCATAGTTATTAGATCTATCTTTATTTATTAATATATCTATAAGTTTTTCTTTGTAGGGAAGTTTTTCTTCTTTTGTAACTATTATCACCATAACTTTATTATCTTTAGTTATCCTTACTATTATATTTCTTATAATTCCTTCTTTAGTTTTTGTATCATAGCCTTCTAATTTGTATTTTTTCATATGCTCCCTTACTAATTCTACTATTTCATTTACAGCTTCATTTTGGATAATACATTTATCTATAGGATATATTTCATGAGTTCCTTTTTTAAAATAACCTATATTGCAATCCTTTCCTACCTTAAATTCTCCTTTGTTTCTATATCTATAAGGATTGTTCATTCCTATAATTTTTTTAACTGGTACATTTGTAATATTACCTATCTTTTTAATATTATTTTTTACCATATCTTGTTTTAATTCCAATTGTTTTTGGTAATTTAAATTTTGAAGTTGGCATCCATCACATGAATGAAAATATTTACATTTAGGTTCAACTCTATAAGGAGACTTTTCTAATAACTCTATAGTATTAGCTATACCAAAACTCTTCTTTAAATCTATAATTTTAACTCTAACCTTATCTCCTAAAGTTCCCCCATTTATAAATAAGGTAAATCCTTCATACTTTCCTACTCCTTGTCCTTCACTATTTATATCTATTATATCTAGTATTATTTCATCTCCAATTTTAAATTGTTTCATATATTGTGCTCCTTCCTAATAATAAATCTATAAAAAATTTCCCGACATTAACTTATTATTTGGATTTATAATCCAACAACT
This portion of the Keratinibaculum paraultunense genome encodes:
- the rlmD gene encoding 23S rRNA (uracil(1939)-C(5))-methyltransferase RlmD encodes the protein MKQFKIGDEIILDIIDINSEGQGVGKYEGFTLFINGGTLGDKVRVKIIDLKKSFGIANTIELLEKSPYRVEPKCKYFHSCDGCQLQNLNYQKQLELKQDMVKNNIKKIGNITNVPVKKIIGMNNPYRYRNKGEFKVGKDCNIGYFKKGTHEIYPIDKCIIQNEAVNEIVELVREHMKKYKLEGYDTKTKEGIIRNIIVRITKDNKVMVIIVTKEEKLPYKEKLIDILINKDRSNNYEIKSIYQNINKKDTSVVLGSKNIKLYGEDRIVDCIGEYKFFISPKSFFQVNPIQTEILYNKVLEYANLKGDEIVFDIYCGIGTISLFLAKKAKEVYGVEIVKSAIEDAKLNAKINNINNAKFYTGKGEDVVPRLYKEGLYADIVVVDPPRKGCEESVLETMVNMAPEKIIYVSCNPAILARDLAYLVEGGYKVVEVQPVDMFPQTTHVEVVTLLIRNEVSK